Proteins from a genomic interval of Acinonyx jubatus isolate Ajub_Pintada_27869175 chromosome B4, VMU_Ajub_asm_v1.0, whole genome shotgun sequence:
- the LOC106969344 gene encoding olfactory receptor 8S1-like, with amino-acid sequence MLTSRAEESYYLLDLKILLPQNSVLPTENSERTLLYMAMKNYSAISEFILLGLSIDPNIQAILFVLFFLIYLFTLMGNFLILLVIRADSHLHMPMYFFLRQLSFLDLCHSSVTVPKMLENLLSESKTIFVESCLAQAFFVFATGGTEACLLAVMAYDRYVAISSPLLYGQVMSNQLCVGMVWGSWGLAFVDALINILLAVNLDYCEDQTLPHFSCELSSLFPLSCSDTSTNFTLLLCSSVLHFFGTFVMIVFSYVRIVSTILSISSTSGRSKAFSTCSSHLTTVILFYGSGFLSYLLPTSGSRLAMMLSLQYSVVTPMLNPLVYSLQNKEVKAAMGRMFRKYFHSLM; translated from the exons ATGTTGACTTCACGAGCTGAAGAGTCTTATTACTTACTGGATCTGAAAATATTGTTGCCACAGAACAGTGTACTACCAACTGAGAATTCAG AGAGAACACTTCTGTATATGGCAATGAAAAACTACAGTGCTATCAGTGAGTTCATTCTCCTTGGACTATCTATTGACCCCAATATTCAGGCCATACTCTTTGTGCTGTTCTTTCTGATTTATCTCTTCACTCTGATGGGAAATTTCTTGATTCTGCTGGTGATTAGGGCTGATTCTCACCTCCACATGCCCATGTACTTCTTTTTGAGACAACTGTCCTTCCTGGACCTCTGCCACTCATCTGTCACAGTCCCCAAGATGCTGGAGAATCTACTTTCTGAAAGTAAAACCATCTTTGTAGAGAGCTGCCTGGCTCAGGCCTTCTTTGTGTTTGCCACCGGGGGCACGGAGGCCTGTCTGCTGGCtgtgatggcctatgaccgctatgtaGCCATCAGCTCCCCTCTGCTCTATGGCCAGGTGATGAGCAACCAGCTCTGTGTTGGGATGGTGTGGGGTTCCTGGGGCCTGGCCTTTGTTGATGCTCTCATTAATATCCTCTTGGCTGTCAATTTAGATTATTGCGAGGACCAGACTCTTCCCCACTTCAGCTGTGAgctgtcttctctcttccctctgtcttgTTCTGATACCTCGACCAACTTCACACTCCTGCTGTGCTCCTCTGTCTTGCATTTCTTTGGAACCTTCGTTATGATTGTTTTTTCCTATGTTCGCATTGTCTCCACCATCCTGAGCATCAGCTCCACGTCAGGCAGAAGCAAGGCCTTCTCTACTTGCTCTTCTCACCTCACTACTGTGATCTTGTTCTATGGCTCAGGTTTCCTCAGCTATCTCTTGCCAACTTCAGGCTCCCGTCTGGCGATGATGCTCTCCTTGCAGTACAGTGTGGTCACTCCCATGCTGAACCCCCTTGTCTACAGCCTGCAGAACAAAGAGGTGAAGGCAGCTATGGGCAGaatgttcagaaaatattttcattctctcaTGTAG